From the genome of Blautia pseudococcoides, one region includes:
- a CDS encoding response regulator transcription factor: MKVLLTEDDDKLRTELALFFKMHGYETEEITDYKHAVEEICSAGGQILLLDLSLPEADGKYICKEIRKYSPIPILIITSQNTEMNELLCLNYGADDFIAKPFNPQILLAHVEAVLKRSQGVLQESEEISCGDFILDISRGVAKAGDKEADLTKNESRILYCLAKNKGKIVSRDVMINDLWDSELFVDDNTLTVNITRLRAKLESIGQKGVIHTKRGQGYLLE; encoded by the coding sequence ATGAAAGTTCTTTTGACGGAAGATGATGATAAACTGCGCACTGAACTGGCACTGTTTTTCAAAATGCACGGGTATGAGACAGAAGAGATCACGGACTACAAACATGCAGTGGAAGAGATTTGTAGTGCAGGGGGCCAAATCCTGCTTCTGGACCTCTCCCTGCCTGAGGCAGACGGAAAGTATATCTGCAAAGAGATAAGAAAGTACTCCCCCATACCCATTCTTATCATCACCAGCCAGAACACAGAGATGAATGAACTTCTCTGTCTCAATTACGGGGCAGATGATTTTATAGCAAAGCCCTTTAATCCCCAGATCCTGCTGGCCCATGTGGAGGCAGTGCTGAAGAGGAGCCAGGGAGTACTGCAGGAGTCAGAAGAGATATCCTGCGGTGACTTTATTTTGGACATTTCACGGGGAGTGGCAAAAGCTGGGGACAAGGAGGCAGACCTGACGAAAAATGAGAGCAGGATCCTGTACTGTCTTGCAAAAAATAAGGGAAAAATTGTGTCCAGGGATGTGATGATCAATGACCTTTGGGACAGTGAACTGTTTGTGGATGACAATACCCTGACCGTGAACATTACCAGGCTTAGGGCAAAACTGGAATCCATTGGGCAGAAGGGTGTCATCCACACCAAGAGAGGGCAGGGGTATCTGTTGGAATGA
- the spoIVB gene encoding SpoIVB peptidase: MKGCDFLSKKRNYRRLLFVFLIADIIAAGTMGYKEVKDSIPDNLYVRSGNEDGISKMLDNPLVTYPDTLNVADSGTYRIPCSLLGVVPLKDVKVETVEDKWVSVCGMPIGLYMDTQGVLIVDTGEIIGSDGIPCEPAANIAKSGDYILQVDGEAVSSKKDLISKIHDCEGKPVTLLVRRGEEEVPISIDPVLGEDQEYKLGIWVRDNTQGIGTMTYVEEDGSYGALGHGISDTDTGELLDISGGELYQAQIVSVLKGTKGNPGELSGYIDYEDSKKIGTIDSNTEKGIFGSVSEGCMYKLPLTSMEVGYKQEVETGEAQILADLEGGVKAYQVNITDIYRDQADTNKAFAIQVTDPELLAATGGIVQGMSGSPIVQNGKLIGAVTHVFVQDSTKGYGIFIEKMLED; encoded by the coding sequence ATGAAAGGATGTGATTTTTTGTCGAAAAAGCGTAATTATCGGCGCCTTCTTTTCGTATTCTTAATAGCAGATATTATTGCAGCCGGCACAATGGGATATAAGGAGGTTAAAGACTCCATACCGGACAACTTGTATGTCCGTTCAGGAAATGAGGATGGGATCAGCAAAATGCTGGATAATCCTCTGGTCACTTATCCGGACACCCTGAACGTGGCGGACAGCGGCACCTACCGGATTCCCTGCAGCCTGCTTGGAGTAGTTCCGCTGAAGGATGTGAAAGTGGAGACTGTGGAGGACAAGTGGGTATCTGTATGCGGTATGCCCATAGGCCTTTATATGGACACACAGGGTGTTTTGATCGTGGATACAGGGGAAATCATAGGCAGTGACGGAATTCCCTGTGAACCGGCCGCTAACATTGCCAAATCAGGGGATTACATCCTGCAGGTGGATGGGGAAGCTGTTTCTTCCAAAAAAGATTTGATTTCCAAGATTCATGACTGTGAGGGAAAACCAGTGACACTTCTTGTAAGACGCGGGGAGGAGGAAGTGCCTATCTCCATTGATCCGGTGTTAGGTGAAGACCAGGAGTATAAGCTGGGAATCTGGGTAAGGGACAATACCCAGGGAATCGGGACTATGACTTATGTGGAGGAGGACGGCAGTTATGGTGCGCTGGGCCATGGGATCAGTGATACGGACACAGGGGAACTTCTCGATATATCAGGCGGGGAGCTGTATCAGGCACAGATCGTATCTGTATTAAAAGGGACAAAAGGTAATCCTGGTGAACTTTCAGGTTACATTGACTATGAAGACAGCAAAAAGATAGGAACCATTGACAGCAATACGGAAAAAGGCATATTCGGCTCTGTCAGTGAGGGATGCATGTATAAGCTTCCCCTGACTTCCATGGAAGTGGGCTACAAACAGGAGGTAGAGACCGGGGAGGCGCAGATTCTGGCAGATTTGGAAGGCGGGGTAAAGGCATATCAGGTAAATATCACGGATATTTACAGAGACCAGGCGGACACAAACAAAGCCTTTGCCATACAGGTGACCGATCCGGAACTGCTTGCAGCAACCGGAGGGATCGTTCAGGGCATGAGCGGAAGTCCTATTGTTCAGAACGGAAAACTGATTGGCGCTGTGACACATGTTTTTGTACAGGATTCTACCAAAGGCTACGGCATTTTTATTGAAAAAATGCTGGAAGATTAG
- the spo0A gene encoding sporulation transcription factor Spo0A, which yields MEKLNVAIADDNEKMLDLLGNLINEDKELELVGHANNGADIYDIIREKEPDVVLLDIIMPKVDGLSVMERVGRDGNLKKHPAFIVVSAVGQEQITEDAFNLGANYYIMKPFDNKMLLSRIKHIRQSRDTRVKELRKVNAYEDKGTYFERNLEADVTNIIHEIGVPAHIKGYQYLRDAIILSVNDMEMLNSITKILYPTIAKKHQTTPSRVERAIRHAIEVAWSRGKMDTIDELFGYTVSTGKGKPTNSEFIALIADKIRLEYKK from the coding sequence ATGGAAAAGTTAAATGTCGCTATAGCAGATGATAATGAGAAAATGTTGGATTTACTGGGGAATCTCATCAATGAAGATAAAGAGCTGGAATTGGTAGGTCATGCCAACAATGGCGCCGATATATACGATATAATCAGAGAAAAAGAACCAGACGTTGTACTTTTAGATATCATAATGCCGAAAGTGGACGGTTTAAGCGTGATGGAACGTGTCGGTAGGGACGGCAACCTGAAAAAACATCCCGCTTTTATTGTAGTATCCGCTGTTGGGCAGGAACAGATCACAGAAGATGCCTTTAATCTGGGGGCCAATTATTATATTATGAAACCGTTTGACAACAAGATGCTGCTGTCCCGCATCAAGCACATCAGGCAGTCCAGGGACACAAGAGTGAAGGAACTGCGCAAAGTCAATGCATATGAGGATAAGGGTACTTATTTCGAGAGAAATCTGGAAGCAGATGTGACAAACATCATCCATGAGATTGGTGTTCCGGCACATATCAAGGGCTATCAGTACCTAAGAGACGCAATTATTCTCTCTGTCAATGACATGGAAATGCTCAATTCCATTACCAAGATCTTATATCCGACCATAGCCAAAAAACACCAGACAACACCCAGCCGCGTAGAACGGGCAATCCGACACGCTATTGAGGTGGCCTGGAGCAGAGGGAAAATGGATACCATAGACGAGCTGTTTGGCTATACCGTGAGCACAGGAAAAGGCAAACCAACCAATTCAGAATTTATTGCCTTAATTGCAGATAAAATCAGATTAGAATACAAGAAATAA
- the glgA gene encoding glycogen synthase GlgA: MKKILFVASEAVPFIKTGGLADVVGALPKCFDKNYFDVRVIIPKYMCMKEEFKNQLQYVTHFYMDIGYRREYVGIMQMEYDGVQFYFIDNEYYFSGYQPYGDIRFDIEKFAFFSKAALSILPVIDFRPDVIHCHDWQTGLIPVYLKDRFQEGTFYQGIKTIMTIHNLKFQGTWDIKTIRELTGLPAYYFTPDKLESYKDGNLLKGGLVYADAITTVSNTYAEEIKTEFYGEKLDGLLRARAHDLRGIVNGIDYDEYNPETDRMIAKNYNAKTFRKEKVKNKTALQSELGLNQDPKAMMIGIVSRLTDQKGLDLIAYVMDELCQDAIQLVVLGTGEERYENMFRHFAWKYQGKVSANIFYDNALSHRIYASCDAFLMPSLFEPCGLSQLMSLRYGTIPIVRETGGLKDTVEPYNEFESTGTGFSFTNYSANEMLSMIRYAESVYYDKKREWNKLIDRAMAKDYSWSNSANQYEEMYNWLIGS, encoded by the coding sequence GTGAAGAAGATATTGTTTGTGGCTTCAGAGGCCGTACCGTTTATTAAAACAGGAGGGCTGGCTGACGTTGTCGGCGCGCTGCCCAAGTGCTTTGATAAAAATTATTTTGATGTGCGGGTGATTATCCCCAAATACATGTGCATGAAGGAAGAGTTTAAGAACCAGCTTCAGTATGTTACACATTTTTATATGGACATAGGCTACCGCAGAGAATATGTGGGCATCATGCAGATGGAATATGACGGTGTTCAGTTCTATTTCATTGATAACGAATACTATTTTTCAGGATACCAGCCATATGGTGATATCCGTTTTGACATTGAGAAATTTGCATTTTTCTCAAAAGCCGCGCTATCCATTCTACCGGTGATCGATTTCAGGCCCGATGTGATCCACTGCCATGACTGGCAGACAGGACTGATACCGGTATATTTAAAAGACAGGTTCCAGGAAGGTACCTTTTATCAGGGAATTAAGACAATCATGACCATACATAATTTGAAGTTTCAGGGTACCTGGGATATTAAGACGATCCGAGAGCTGACCGGACTTCCGGCATATTATTTTACCCCTGACAAGCTGGAGTCATATAAGGACGGCAACCTCTTAAAAGGCGGACTGGTGTATGCGGATGCCATAACAACTGTGAGTAATACCTATGCAGAAGAGATCAAGACAGAATTTTACGGAGAAAAACTGGACGGACTGCTTCGTGCCCGCGCCCATGACCTGCGCGGTATCGTAAATGGAATCGACTATGATGAATACAACCCCGAAACTGACCGTATGATTGCGAAGAATTACAATGCGAAGACATTCCGCAAAGAAAAAGTAAAGAACAAGACAGCTCTGCAGAGCGAACTGGGTCTGAACCAGGATCCAAAGGCTATGATGATCGGTATCGTGTCACGTCTGACAGACCAGAAGGGCCTTGATTTGATCGCTTATGTAATGGATGAGCTGTGCCAGGATGCGATCCAGCTTGTAGTGCTGGGAACTGGTGAAGAACGATATGAGAATATGTTCCGCCATTTTGCATGGAAATATCAAGGCAAGGTGTCCGCCAATATTTTCTATGACAATGCATTGTCTCACAGAATCTATGCATCATGTGATGCGTTCCTGATGCCGTCGCTGTTTGAGCCCTGCGGCTTGAGCCAGCTGATGAGCCTTCGCTATGGAACCATTCCCATCGTGCGTGAGACAGGCGGTTTAAAAGACACAGTAGAACCATATAATGAATTTGAAAGTACAGGAACAGGCTTCAGCTTTACGAATTACAGTGCCAATGAGATGCTCAGTATGATTCGCTATGCAGAGTCTGTATACTACGATAAGAAGCGCGAGTGGAACAAATTGATTGACCGCGCAATGGCCAAGGATTATTCCTGGTCCAATTCTGCGAACCAGTATGAGGAAATGTACAACTGGCTGATTGGATCATGA
- the recN gene encoding DNA repair protein RecN, producing the protein MLVHLHVKNLALIDEIEVDFAEGLNILTGETGAGKSVLIGSVNLALGQKASKEMIRDGAEFAFVELVFEVNEKTAAHLKAMDIFPEDGQIIISRKITGSRSICKINGETCTVSLVKEAASYLLDIHGQHEHQSLLYPEKQMDILDAYGREDIWPVREKTAKLYREYADMKKELSTYQLDEEQRKREMDFLAFEIGEIEDAQLKEGGDEALETKYRRLINSKKITEALDEIYEQTGYERDGSADRIGRAVRRLAQVTEFDENLSGLYASLSDVDALLSDFNRELSSYLNDFSFSQEEFLQLEERLNLVNHLKAKYGKTISDVFLYKEEKEKELERLRNFEHYKEQLKHELSGKAEALTKKSEALTRARKTWAGKLERKITQALKDLNFLEVEFRIDFAKKEVFTENGVDRICFMISTNPGEPVKDLTKVVSGGELSRIMLAIKTILADKDEKETLIFDEIDTGISGRTAWKVSEKMAVIGRQHQVLCITHLPQIAAQADFHFLIEKNVENMGTRTRIQKLGRQESVRELARMLGGDRITDAVLSNASEMKDLARQQKNTRLK; encoded by the coding sequence ATGCTGGTACATTTACATGTAAAAAATCTGGCGCTGATTGACGAGATAGAAGTGGATTTTGCGGAAGGCCTGAATATTCTCACAGGTGAGACAGGCGCCGGTAAATCGGTCCTCATCGGTTCCGTCAATCTGGCATTGGGACAGAAGGCTTCCAAAGAGATGATACGGGACGGCGCGGAATTTGCTTTTGTGGAGCTGGTTTTCGAGGTGAATGAAAAAACAGCGGCACATTTGAAGGCCATGGATATTTTTCCTGAAGATGGGCAGATTATTATCAGCAGGAAAATCACCGGAAGCAGAAGTATCTGCAAAATTAACGGGGAAACCTGTACCGTATCTCTGGTTAAAGAAGCTGCCTCTTATCTGCTGGATATCCATGGTCAGCATGAACACCAATCCTTATTATATCCGGAAAAACAAATGGATATTCTGGATGCCTATGGCAGGGAGGATATTTGGCCGGTCAGGGAAAAGACAGCTAAGCTGTACAGAGAATATGCAGATATGAAAAAGGAGCTTTCCACCTACCAGCTTGACGAGGAACAGCGGAAGCGGGAGATGGATTTTCTTGCATTTGAGATTGGTGAGATTGAGGATGCCCAGTTAAAGGAAGGCGGGGATGAAGCTCTTGAGACAAAATACCGCCGCCTGATAAACAGTAAAAAAATCACGGAAGCACTGGATGAGATATATGAACAGACCGGATATGAGAGGGATGGAAGCGCGGACAGGATCGGAAGAGCTGTGCGGCGCCTTGCCCAGGTTACAGAATTTGACGAAAATCTTTCCGGGCTGTACGCCTCATTGAGTGATGTGGATGCGCTTTTAAGTGATTTTAACAGGGAACTGTCCTCTTATCTAAATGATTTCTCTTTCTCCCAGGAAGAGTTTTTACAGCTTGAGGAGAGACTGAACCTGGTGAATCATTTAAAGGCAAAATACGGAAAAACCATTTCTGATGTTTTTCTTTATAAAGAAGAGAAAGAAAAAGAACTGGAACGTCTCCGGAACTTTGAACATTACAAAGAGCAGCTGAAACATGAGCTGTCCGGGAAAGCGGAGGCACTCACAAAGAAAAGCGAAGCTCTGACAAGAGCCAGAAAAACCTGGGCAGGTAAGCTGGAACGCAAGATAACCCAGGCGCTGAAAGATTTGAATTTTCTGGAAGTGGAATTTCGTATTGATTTTGCTAAAAAGGAAGTCTTCACGGAAAACGGTGTGGACCGTATCTGCTTCATGATATCCACCAATCCCGGGGAACCGGTGAAAGATCTGACAAAGGTGGTATCCGGCGGTGAGCTTTCCAGGATCATGCTTGCTATCAAGACCATTCTGGCTGACAAGGACGAGAAGGAGACTCTGATCTTCGATGAGATTGACACGGGGATCAGCGGAAGAACAGCCTGGAAGGTGTCAGAAAAGATGGCGGTCATCGGAAGGCAGCATCAGGTATTGTGCATCACCCATCTGCCCCAGATCGCGGCCCAGGCGGATTTTCATTTTCTGATTGAAAAAAATGTGGAAAATATGGGCACACGGACCAGGATACAGAAGCTCGGCAGGCAGGAGTCTGTAAGAGAACTTGCAAGGATGCTGGGCGGTGACAGGATCACGGACGCCGTATTATCCAATGCTTCTGAAATGAAAGATTTGGCACGTCAACAAAAAAATACAAGATTGAAATAG
- a CDS encoding sensor histidine kinase has translation MSLREYLKERWLQFTLLLAVLTVILLFGVLVMIPGFYLLLVGCAFVSIWFVVWCTDYMRKRSFYKTVENHLAHLDQKYLLPELLESPGFLEGRFLYETLQEMMESMNWRVGEYRRKSDEYKEYIELWVHEVKLPIATGKMILENNRDSYSDSLTEELDKIDDFTEQALFYARSNYVEKDYILKKLNLEELAREVIRKNKKALIKGKFMIDLHDLDASVYSDSKWLAYILNQILANSIKYRREGRTVIEWYAVTEKEKVILCMRDNGMGIPAMDQGRIFEKGFTGSNGRSGKKSTGIGLYLCKKLCEKMGHRIYLTSREGEGCEVFIDFPKGSMTSFLE, from the coding sequence ATGAGTCTGAGAGAATATTTAAAAGAGCGCTGGCTGCAGTTTACCCTGCTGCTGGCAGTGCTGACCGTGATCCTCCTCTTTGGGGTGCTGGTCATGATTCCCGGCTTTTACCTGCTGTTGGTGGGATGCGCATTTGTCAGTATTTGGTTTGTTGTATGGTGTACAGATTATATGAGAAAGCGCAGTTTTTACAAAACAGTGGAGAATCATCTGGCACATCTGGACCAGAAATACCTCCTTCCGGAGCTGCTTGAAAGCCCGGGTTTTTTGGAGGGAAGATTTTTGTATGAAACACTTCAGGAAATGATGGAATCCATGAACTGGCGCGTGGGGGAGTATAGGCGCAAGAGCGATGAGTATAAAGAATATATCGAACTGTGGGTCCATGAAGTAAAGCTTCCCATTGCCACCGGGAAAATGATTCTGGAAAACAACAGGGACAGCTATAGTGACAGCCTTACGGAGGAACTTGACAAAATAGATGACTTCACAGAACAGGCCCTTTTTTATGCCAGGAGCAATTATGTGGAAAAGGATTATATTCTGAAAAAACTGAACCTGGAAGAATTGGCCCGTGAAGTGATACGAAAAAATAAGAAAGCTCTCATAAAAGGAAAATTCATGATTGATCTTCATGATTTAGACGCATCTGTGTATTCGGACAGCAAGTGGCTGGCCTATATTCTGAATCAGATATTAGCTAACAGCATAAAATACCGGAGAGAAGGCAGAACGGTAATTGAGTGGTATGCAGTTACAGAAAAGGAAAAGGTTATCCTCTGTATGAGAGACAACGGGATGGGGATTCCTGCCATGGATCAGGGCCGTATTTTTGAAAAGGGATTTACAGGATCTAATGGCCGTTCCGGTAAAAAGTCCACAGGCATAGGCCTCTATCTCTGCAAAAAACTCTGTGAAAAAATGGGACACAGGATTTATCTCACTTCCAGGGAGGGAGAAGGATGTGAAGTGTTCATAGACTTTCCCAAGGGAAGCATGACCAGTTTTCTGGAGTGA